A genomic stretch from Flavobacterium sp. KS-LB2 includes:
- a CDS encoding outer membrane beta-barrel protein: protein MKNYFTTVAILFISAVTFAQESTPVPATTFAGSADAYYKYDFSGVDNSLTSFTNSHNSFELGMASIEASHKMGKASVFVDLGFGNRAAQFTYNDAASTFMIKQLNFTYEFSDKFKVTAGSFGTHVGYELLDAVDNKNYSMSYAFTYGPFFNTGVKAQYTSGKFSFMAGVSNPTDFKTAIEAGSSQKTFIGQLGYVGDTGSAYFNVTSGSSNPASDENKTQFDFVGSKKVSDSFSLGFNGTYAMTNNDFDSSLDGEWFALVGYANFALKESLSLAYRLEYLDAKDATAGLGSLAGTSVVGNTLSLNYKVGNLTIIPEFRVDTASEDIFTNSDAAPKGLTAYALLATTYSF, encoded by the coding sequence ATGAAAAATTACTTTACTACGGTTGCAATACTATTTATATCTGCAGTAACATTTGCACAAGAGTCAACTCCAGTTCCAGCAACTACTTTTGCAGGATCTGCCGATGCATATTACAAATATGATTTTTCTGGAGTAGATAACAGTCTTACCAGTTTTACAAATTCTCACAATTCATTTGAATTAGGGATGGCCTCTATAGAAGCATCTCATAAAATGGGGAAAGCGTCTGTTTTTGTCGATTTAGGGTTCGGAAACAGAGCTGCTCAATTTACTTACAATGATGCTGCTTCAACTTTCATGATTAAACAATTGAATTTTACTTATGAGTTTTCAGATAAATTTAAAGTTACTGCTGGTAGTTTTGGAACTCATGTTGGATATGAATTGTTGGATGCAGTAGATAATAAAAACTACAGTATGTCTTATGCTTTTACCTATGGTCCATTCTTTAATACGGGAGTAAAAGCACAGTATACATCAGGAAAATTCAGCTTCATGGCGGGAGTTTCGAATCCAACAGATTTTAAAACGGCAATTGAAGCTGGTTCAAGTCAAAAAACTTTTATAGGTCAATTGGGATATGTTGGTGATACAGGAAGTGCCTATTTCAATGTGACTTCTGGAAGTAGTAACCCTGCTTCTGATGAGAACAAAACACAATTTGATTTTGTAGGTTCTAAAAAAGTGAGTGATTCATTTTCTTTAGGATTCAACGGTACGTATGCAATGACTAACAATGACTTTGATAGTTCTTTGGATGGAGAATGGTTTGCTTTAGTTGGATATGCTAATTTCGCATTGAAAGAATCATTAAGCTTAGCTTACAGATTAGAGTATTTAGATGCTAAAGATGCTACTGCGGGACTTGGTTCACTTGCTGGAACTAGTGTTGTAGGTAATACTTTATCACTAAACTACAAAGTAGGAAACTTGACTATTATTCCTGAGTTCCGTGTTGACACAGCTTCAGAAGATATCTTTACAAACAGTGATGCTGCGCCAAAAGGTTTAACGGCTTATGCATTACTTGCAACAACATACTCGTTCTAG
- a CDS encoding N-acetylmuramoyl-L-alanine amidase: MRKIFYYLILAVIAASCSTNPYKKSEKIYDSKLKTLKETISNKDPQPLPVIPHVEINIDTLYTKQLHTYKDTLFKMGSTPLQNGVNTEWIGTVNFNLRKPNFIIIHHTAQDSLQQTLKTFTKIESQVSSHYLISDDGKVVQMLNDYLRAWHAGAGTWGRNTDINSTSIGIELDNNGSEVFSELQINSLLALLTKLKKDYNIPAQNIIGHADIAPTRKKDPSQLFPWKILADKGFGLWSDEFLETAPIDFNVEQGLRIIGYDTKNLPAAIMAFKLHYIQTEVNDVLDEKTRNTIYSIYKKQ; encoded by the coding sequence ATGAGAAAAATTTTTTACTACCTTATTTTGGCAGTTATCGCTGCTTCTTGCTCAACAAATCCTTATAAAAAGAGTGAAAAAATTTATGATTCTAAGCTCAAAACATTAAAAGAAACCATTTCTAATAAAGATCCGCAGCCATTACCTGTTATTCCTCATGTAGAAATAAACATTGACACACTATACACGAAACAGTTGCATACTTACAAAGACACTCTTTTCAAAATGGGATCTACGCCTTTGCAAAACGGTGTTAATACAGAATGGATAGGAACTGTAAATTTTAATTTAAGAAAACCAAATTTCATTATTATTCACCATACAGCGCAGGATTCATTACAACAAACACTAAAAACATTCACAAAAATAGAATCTCAAGTGAGTTCCCATTATCTAATTTCAGATGACGGTAAGGTAGTCCAAATGTTGAATGATTATTTAAGAGCTTGGCATGCAGGTGCTGGTACTTGGGGAAGAAATACCGATATTAACTCGACTTCAATAGGAATTGAACTGGATAACAATGGCTCTGAAGTTTTTTCTGAATTACAAATCAATAGCTTACTGGCACTTTTGACGAAGCTAAAAAAAGATTACAACATTCCTGCTCAAAACATAATTGGTCACGCAGATATTGCACCAACCAGAAAAAAAGATCCTAGCCAATTATTCCCCTGGAAAATATTAGCAGACAAAGGTTTTGGTCTTTGGTCAGATGAATTTTTAGAAACTGCTCCAATTGATTTTAACGTCGAACAAGGATTGCGAATTATAGGGTATGACACTAAAAATCTACCTGCGGCTATAATGGCTTTTAAGCTACATTATATTCAAACAGAAGTTAATGATGTATTAGATGAAAAAACAAGAAATACCATTTATTCTATTTATAAAAAACAATAA
- a CDS encoding acetyl-CoA carboxylase biotin carboxyl carrier protein subunit, with translation MSIGYKVNVNDTFHFDLEKESVSQLDAVSVAKDKFHILKENIPYQAEIIASDFLQKSYTVKVNNNTYTIAISNPLDILIKEMGFETGLTKQVNFIKAPMPGLILEISVVVGQTVKENDNLIILGAMKMENSFLSPRDGVIKTISVLMGDAVDKGQLLIEFE, from the coding sequence ATGAGTATTGGTTATAAAGTTAATGTAAACGACACTTTTCATTTTGATTTGGAAAAAGAAAGTGTTTCACAATTGGATGCAGTAAGTGTAGCAAAAGATAAGTTCCATATTTTAAAGGAAAACATACCTTATCAAGCAGAAATTATTGCTTCTGATTTTCTTCAAAAAAGCTACACCGTCAAGGTAAACAACAACACGTATACCATTGCTATTTCAAACCCTTTGGATATTTTAATCAAAGAAATGGGATTCGAAACAGGACTTACCAAACAAGTTAATTTTATCAAAGCACCTATGCCCGGATTGATTCTGGAAATCAGTGTTGTGGTAGGACAAACTGTAAAAGAAAACGACAATTTAATAATTCTTGGCGCTATGAAAATGGAAAACAGTTTCCTTTCTCCTCGAGATGGCGTTATTAAAACCATTTCGGTATTGATGGGAGATGCCGTTGATAAAGGACAGTTGTTAATTGAATTCGAATAA
- the accC gene encoding acetyl-CoA carboxylase biotin carboxylase subunit, producing the protein MKKILVANRGEIAIRVMKTAQKMGIKTVAVYSTADRNAPHVKFADEAVWIGEAPSSQSYLLGSKIIEVAKSLNVDAIHPGYGFLSENADFAEEAEKNNIIFIGPKSKAIKIMGSKLAAKDAVKQYNIPMVPGFDQAITDAEKAKVIAKEVGFPILIKASAGGGGKGMRVVESEADFESQMDRAISEAIAAFGDGSVFIEKYVGSPRHIEIQVMADSHGNVLYLFERECSIQRRHQKVIEEAPSSVLTPELRKKMGEAAVLVAKSCDYLGAGTVEFLLDENNNFYFLEMNTRLQVEHPVTELITGTDLVEMQIRVARGEALAIKQEDLKIKGHAMELRVYAEDPMNDFLPSVGHLDVYQLPVGEGIRVDNGFEQGMDIPIYYDPMLAKLITYGETREEAIQIMIKAIEDYHIEGVQTTLPFGKFVFEHEAFRSGKFDTHFVKNYYNANVLKNQIAQEAEIAAKVALKQYFEDQKIVRLLN; encoded by the coding sequence ATGAAAAAAATACTAGTTGCCAATAGAGGGGAAATTGCTATCAGGGTGATGAAAACCGCACAAAAAATGGGCATTAAAACCGTAGCAGTTTATTCAACTGCCGACAGAAATGCACCGCACGTAAAATTTGCCGATGAAGCCGTTTGGATTGGAGAAGCACCTTCGAGTCAATCGTATTTGTTAGGAAGCAAAATCATAGAGGTTGCCAAATCTTTAAACGTGGATGCTATTCATCCGGGTTATGGATTTTTGAGTGAAAATGCAGATTTTGCTGAAGAAGCTGAAAAAAATAACATCATTTTTATTGGTCCAAAGTCGAAAGCAATAAAAATCATGGGAAGTAAATTAGCGGCGAAAGATGCCGTTAAACAATATAATATTCCAATGGTTCCCGGTTTTGACCAAGCCATTACGGATGCCGAAAAAGCAAAAGTCATTGCCAAGGAAGTTGGTTTTCCAATACTGATTAAAGCTTCAGCAGGTGGTGGTGGAAAAGGAATGCGTGTGGTAGAAAGCGAAGCTGATTTTGAATCTCAAATGGATCGTGCTATTAGTGAAGCTATTGCTGCTTTTGGAGACGGTTCGGTTTTTATCGAAAAATATGTGGGTTCACCAAGACATATCGAAATCCAAGTTATGGCAGACAGTCACGGTAATGTACTGTATTTATTCGAAAGAGAATGCAGCATCCAGCGTCGTCACCAAAAAGTAATTGAAGAAGCGCCTTCTTCAGTTTTAACACCGGAATTGCGTAAAAAAATGGGAGAAGCAGCCGTTTTGGTTGCCAAATCTTGTGATTATTTAGGAGCTGGAACTGTAGAATTTTTATTGGACGAAAATAATAATTTCTACTTCTTGGAAATGAATACCCGTTTGCAGGTAGAACATCCCGTTACAGAATTGATAACCGGAACCGACTTAGTAGAAATGCAAATCAGAGTGGCAAGGGGAGAAGCATTAGCAATCAAACAAGAAGATTTAAAAATAAAAGGTCATGCAATGGAATTGCGTGTGTATGCCGAAGATCCGATGAATGATTTCTTGCCGAGTGTAGGGCATTTGGATGTGTATCAATTGCCAGTGGGCGAAGGAATTCGTGTGGATAATGGTTTTGAGCAAGGCATGGATATTCCTATTTATTATGATCCAATGTTGGCCAAATTAATCACATATGGAGAAACTCGCGAGGAAGCGATTCAAATTATGATTAAGGCCATTGAAGACTATCATATAGAAGGAGTTCAGACTACATTGCCTTTTGGGAAATTTGTTTTTGAACATGAGGCGTTTCGTTCCGGGAAATTTGACACGCATTTTGTAAAAAACTATTACAATGCTAATGTGTTGAAAAATCAAATAGCGCAAGAAGCCGAAATCGCTGCGAAGGTCGCTTTGAAACAATATTTTGAAGATCAAAAAATTGTACGCTTACTAAATTAA
- a CDS encoding acyl-CoA carboxylase subunit beta yields the protein MKDKIDTLNHKIAEAHLGGGKNRIAKQHSNKKLTARERVNYLMDEGSFEEIGMLVTHRTSDFGMEKELYYGDGVITGYGTINGRLVYIFAQDFTVFGGSLSETHAEKICKVMDMAVKMGAPMIGLNDSGGARIQEGVRSLGGYADIFYRNVQASGVIPQISAIMGPCAGGAVYSPAMTDFTMMVEDTSYMFVTGPNVVKTVTNETVTSEELGGASTHSTKSGVAHCTSTNDVECLEDLKRLLSYLPQSNKEKAHNLPYELNDEVRTKLATIIPDNPNKPYDMHEVIGGIIDEDSFFEIHKNYAENILVGFARLGGKSIGIIANQPMILAGCLDVNSSKKAARFTRFCDCFNIPLLVLVDVPGFLPGTDQEWNGIIVHGAKLLYALSEATVPRVTVITRKAYGGAYDVMNSKHIGADMNFAWPTAEIAVMGAKGASEIIFKKEINEAEDHEAKLLEKEAEYADLFANPYTAAQRGFVDEVILPQDTRRKLIKAFSMLENKVSITPNRKHGNIPL from the coding sequence ATGAAAGACAAAATAGATACATTAAATCATAAAATTGCTGAAGCTCATTTAGGTGGAGGTAAAAACAGAATAGCAAAACAACATTCGAATAAAAAACTGACGGCAAGAGAACGTGTCAATTATTTGATGGACGAAGGTTCTTTTGAAGAAATTGGGATGTTGGTGACGCACCGAACATCTGATTTTGGAATGGAAAAAGAACTGTATTACGGAGATGGAGTCATTACGGGATACGGAACCATAAACGGACGATTGGTCTATATTTTTGCTCAGGATTTTACCGTTTTTGGTGGTTCATTATCCGAAACTCATGCCGAGAAAATCTGTAAAGTGATGGATATGGCTGTCAAAATGGGTGCGCCCATGATTGGACTAAATGATTCTGGTGGAGCACGTATTCAAGAAGGTGTTCGTTCTTTGGGCGGTTATGCCGATATTTTTTACAGAAACGTACAAGCCAGTGGTGTTATTCCGCAAATATCTGCTATTATGGGGCCATGTGCCGGAGGAGCAGTATATTCTCCTGCGATGACCGATTTTACAATGATGGTTGAAGATACCAGTTATATGTTTGTAACAGGTCCGAATGTGGTGAAAACCGTAACCAATGAAACCGTGACTTCAGAGGAATTAGGTGGTGCAAGTACGCATTCTACTAAATCTGGTGTCGCGCATTGTACCTCGACCAATGATGTGGAATGTCTGGAAGATTTGAAACGCTTGTTGAGTTATTTGCCACAAAGCAATAAAGAAAAAGCACATAATTTACCTTATGAACTGAATGACGAAGTTCGCACCAAATTAGCAACTATCATTCCGGATAATCCCAACAAACCCTACGACATGCACGAGGTGATTGGTGGAATTATTGACGAAGATTCGTTTTTTGAAATTCATAAAAATTATGCCGAAAATATCCTCGTCGGTTTTGCTCGATTGGGAGGTAAAAGCATTGGGATTATAGCCAACCAACCGATGATTTTAGCTGGTTGTCTGGATGTGAACAGTTCCAAAAAAGCGGCTCGATTTACGCGTTTTTGCGATTGTTTTAATATTCCGTTATTGGTTTTGGTAGATGTGCCGGGTTTTTTACCGGGAACCGACCAAGAATGGAACGGAATTATCGTTCACGGTGCTAAACTGTTGTACGCTTTAAGCGAAGCAACTGTGCCGAGAGTAACTGTAATTACCCGTAAAGCCTATGGTGGCGCGTACGATGTAATGAATTCGAAACACATTGGTGCCGACATGAATTTTGCTTGGCCAACTGCCGAAATTGCCGTGATGGGAGCCAAAGGAGCTTCTGAAATTATCTTCAAGAAAGAAATCAATGAAGCCGAAGACCATGAAGCAAAACTTTTGGAAAAAGAAGCTGAATATGCCGATTTGTTTGCGAATCCTTACACCGCAGCGCAACGTGGTTTTGTTGATGAAGTAATTCTTCCGCAAGATACAAGACGCAAATTGATAAAAGCGTTTAGTATGCTCGAAAATAAAGTAAGCATTACTCCAAATAGAAAACACGGGAATATTCCTTTGTAG
- a CDS encoding response regulator: MIISTSIFFFLIYISLYLYTVQEESHFYKTTYNQYDKEVKSLFRLNSKTHTSIIIDVTHWNELVHFAKTKDEKWYNEYILSEFESYGADYIGIYGLDKKIINKTVSSKIKTFDFIPKEMMAVLYKSKLKRFYVKIPEGIVEVFAATIHPSNDPKKTKTKPSGYFFMARLLDESFFNALGNISSSKVNLASKDYVIANEDDFVIVGLNLKDWKNEVVAKLLFKRPFNLNYTNTKEILFIVVLVSLINIFVYIYYTKRWVYNPLKLVKSILETGNSNAISSLKRADGEFGYIGNLFEENSNQRKQLEISKQKAEESDTLKSSFLANLSHEIRTPMNAIMGFSDLLHDANLKENERLEYLKIIRNSGGSLISIIEDLIEMSKIDAKQIMPNYKGLDIENCIKELYNAIKVTIPKDKEIQFYILENPEKLERNILTDETKLKQIIVNLITNALKFTDRGFVAFGYSINKEKNVIEFKIEDSGIGISENYLKVIFDRFRRIENDGSVDLSGLGLGLSITKAYVEMLGGEIKVSSTIGLGSVFLFTIPLKWDQTVKTIQPEKIKSLYRNNDNEIILIAEDDMINFLLLKKIIESKKHTVLRAKNGQEAVDICKENPNISLVFMDIRMPVLDGYQAYEKIKVMKPELPVIAQTAYSSFEDKERIIRLGFMDCITKPLDKEKVFELLDAVFMEIDK; this comes from the coding sequence TTGATAATTTCGACAAGTATTTTCTTTTTTCTAATTTATATCTCGCTTTATCTTTATACCGTTCAAGAAGAGAGTCATTTTTACAAAACTACATACAATCAATACGATAAAGAAGTAAAGTCTTTGTTTAGGCTTAATTCTAAAACACATACTTCTATAATTATTGATGTCACCCATTGGAATGAGTTGGTTCATTTTGCGAAAACAAAAGATGAAAAGTGGTATAACGAATATATTCTTAGTGAATTTGAATCATATGGGGCTGATTATATTGGTATTTATGGTTTAGATAAAAAAATAATCAATAAGACTGTTTCTTCTAAGATTAAAACCTTTGATTTTATTCCAAAGGAGATGATGGCTGTGCTTTATAAATCTAAATTAAAAAGATTTTATGTGAAAATTCCAGAAGGTATTGTCGAGGTTTTTGCTGCGACAATTCATCCTTCAAATGATCCTAAAAAGACCAAAACGAAGCCCTCTGGTTATTTTTTTATGGCAAGACTTTTAGACGAGTCATTTTTCAATGCTTTAGGAAACATAAGTAGTTCAAAAGTAAATCTAGCATCAAAAGATTATGTAATTGCTAATGAAGATGATTTCGTTATTGTAGGCTTAAATTTAAAAGATTGGAAAAATGAAGTAGTAGCCAAATTACTTTTTAAAAGACCTTTCAATTTAAATTATACAAATACAAAAGAGATTCTTTTTATTGTTGTTCTGGTTTCCTTGATTAATATTTTTGTCTATATTTATTACACAAAGCGGTGGGTTTATAATCCATTAAAATTAGTCAAAAGTATACTTGAAACGGGTAACTCAAATGCTATAAGTAGTTTAAAAAGGGCTGATGGCGAGTTTGGGTACATTGGGAACTTATTCGAAGAGAATAGCAATCAACGGAAACAATTAGAGATTTCCAAACAAAAAGCAGAGGAAAGTGACACGTTGAAATCCTCTTTCTTAGCTAATTTATCGCATGAGATTAGAACGCCTATGAATGCTATAATGGGTTTTAGCGATTTACTTCATGATGCAAATTTGAAAGAAAATGAGCGATTAGAATATTTAAAAATTATAAGAAATAGTGGTGGTAGTTTGATATCAATTATCGAAGATCTAATCGAGATGTCTAAAATTGATGCAAAGCAAATTATGCCTAATTATAAAGGATTAGATATAGAAAATTGTATTAAAGAATTGTATAATGCTATTAAGGTTACCATCCCTAAAGACAAAGAAATACAGTTTTATATCCTTGAAAATCCAGAAAAACTTGAAAGGAATATTTTAACTGATGAAACAAAACTAAAACAGATTATTGTTAATTTGATTACGAATGCTTTAAAATTTACAGACAGAGGTTTTGTAGCTTTTGGATATTCAATTAACAAAGAAAAAAATGTTATTGAATTTAAAATTGAAGATTCAGGTATAGGAATTAGCGAAAATTATTTAAAAGTAATTTTTGATAGGTTTAGAAGAATTGAAAACGACGGATCGGTCGATTTATCTGGACTAGGATTGGGTCTGTCTATTACAAAAGCGTACGTAGAAATGTTGGGAGGAGAAATAAAGGTAAGCTCAACAATTGGATTGGGGTCGGTTTTTTTATTTACCATTCCATTAAAATGGGATCAAACGGTAAAAACAATACAACCCGAAAAAATAAAATCATTGTATAGGAATAATGACAATGAAATTATTTTAATTGCGGAAGATGATATGATTAATTTCTTGCTTTTGAAAAAAATTATTGAATCAAAAAAACACACCGTTTTAAGAGCTAAGAACGGACAAGAAGCAGTCGATATTTGTAAAGAAAACCCAAATATTTCGTTGGTATTTATGGATATAAGAATGCCTGTTTTAGATGGTTATCAGGCTTATGAAAAAATAAAAGTAATGAAACCAGAACTTCCAGTTATCGCCCAGACTGCTTATTCTTCATTTGAAGATAAAGAAAGGATAATACGTTTAGGTTTTATGGATTGTATCACAAAGCCCTTGGATAAGGAAAAAGTATTCGAATTATTGGATGCTGTTTTTATGGAAATTGATAAATAA
- a CDS encoding NAD-dependent succinate-semialdehyde dehydrogenase yields MVFKSINPFSQLLIGEHEVLTSAQLNQKLQLSERAFKNWKQTTFDQRAFMMRKLADTLRRNKEELGLLITNEMGKILQESISEVEKSALNCDFYADNAEVMLKEEYYDTPFKSMSVYDPMGAVFAIMPWNYPFWQVLRYAAPVIMSGNVTLLKHAPNVIGCAKAIEKAFLEAGFPEGIFQHITIDISQVESVIASNIVHGITLTGSEMAGSSVASLAGKHIKKTVMELGGSDAFIVLKDANLEKAATVATQSRMLNAGQACICAKRFIVVDKVAEEFTALFTQKVKLLQQGNPLLEGINLGPLARLDLAEKLSDQLEKSIQQGAKLILGGDRENCNFQPTLIDLVDSNNIAFQEETFGPLATIIRAKDENDAITIANNHRYGLAAAIWTEDRENGYTLARKIEAGNVFVNSLVRSDSRVPFGGIKKSGYGRELGTIGIKEFMNAKSLILE; encoded by the coding sequence ATGGTTTTTAAATCGATAAATCCTTTTTCGCAATTATTGATTGGCGAACATGAGGTATTGACTAGTGCGCAATTGAATCAAAAATTGCAATTATCAGAACGGGCATTTAAAAATTGGAAGCAAACTACATTTGATCAAAGAGCTTTTATGATGAGAAAGCTAGCAGATACTCTTAGAAGGAACAAAGAGGAACTAGGTTTGTTGATAACCAATGAAATGGGTAAAATATTGCAAGAAAGTATTTCTGAAGTAGAGAAATCAGCTTTGAATTGTGATTTTTATGCAGATAACGCTGAGGTAATGCTGAAAGAGGAGTATTATGATACTCCTTTTAAAAGCATGTCGGTTTACGATCCAATGGGAGCTGTTTTTGCAATAATGCCATGGAATTATCCTTTTTGGCAAGTATTGCGTTATGCTGCACCGGTAATTATGTCGGGGAATGTGACACTTTTAAAACATGCTCCAAACGTTATTGGTTGTGCTAAAGCTATTGAAAAAGCTTTTTTGGAAGCCGGTTTCCCTGAAGGAATTTTTCAACATATTACGATAGATATTTCTCAAGTTGAAAGTGTAATTGCATCAAATATTGTGCATGGAATCACTTTGACTGGAAGTGAAATGGCTGGTTCATCTGTCGCTTCACTAGCAGGAAAGCATATCAAAAAAACAGTAATGGAGTTGGGAGGATCTGATGCTTTTATAGTTTTGAAGGATGCAAATCTTGAAAAAGCAGCCACAGTTGCTACACAATCTAGGATGTTAAATGCTGGTCAGGCCTGTATTTGTGCCAAACGATTTATTGTTGTTGATAAAGTAGCGGAGGAATTTACAGCACTTTTTACTCAAAAAGTCAAATTACTGCAACAAGGAAATCCATTACTAGAAGGAATCAATCTAGGTCCTTTGGCTCGCCTGGATTTAGCGGAGAAATTATCTGATCAGTTGGAAAAGTCAATACAACAAGGTGCAAAATTAATACTAGGTGGGGATCGCGAAAATTGTAATTTCCAGCCCACACTAATTGATTTGGTAGATTCAAACAATATTGCGTTCCAAGAGGAAACTTTTGGACCGCTAGCAACTATTATTAGAGCTAAAGATGAAAATGACGCTATAACCATCGCTAATAATCATCGATACGGATTAGCTGCTGCAATTTGGACTGAAGATCGTGAAAATGGGTACACATTGGCTAGAAAAATTGAAGCAGGAAATGTGTTTGTGAATTCATTAGTACGCTCTGATTCTAGAGTTCCTTTTGGGGGAATAAAAAAATCAGGTTATGGTAGAGAATTAGGCACAATTGGGATTAAAGAATTTATGAATGCTAAATCATTAATTCTTGAATAA
- the rimO gene encoding 30S ribosomal protein S12 methylthiotransferase RimO — MRTKSLKKNKINVITLGCSKNVYDSEVLMGQLRASGKDVTHEAPEAEEGNIIVINTCGFIDNAKAESVNMILEYADKKERGLVDKVFVTGCLSERYRPDLEKEIPNVDQFFGTTELPQLLKALGADYKHELLGERLTTTPKNYAYLKISEGCDRPCSFCAIPLMRGKNVSQTIEKLVKESEGLAKNGVKELILIAQDLTYYGLDLYKKRALGELLEALVKVEGIEWIRLHYAFPTGFPMDVLEIMKREPKICNYLDIPLQHISDSILKSMRRGTTQAKTTKLLKEFRAAVPGMAIRTTLIVGYPGETQEDFNILKDFVQEMKFDRMGCFAYSHEENTHAYLLEDDVPDAVKQERANEIMELQSQISWDLNQEKVGQTFRCIIDRKEGGHFVGRTEFDSPDVDNEVLIDATKHYVKTGEFVMIKIIEATEFDLYGEPA, encoded by the coding sequence ATGAGAACTAAGTCTTTAAAAAAGAATAAAATCAACGTAATCACTCTAGGGTGTTCGAAAAATGTGTATGATAGTGAAGTGCTAATGGGACAACTTCGCGCAAGCGGAAAAGACGTTACGCACGAAGCTCCGGAAGCTGAAGAGGGAAATATTATTGTAATAAACACTTGTGGATTTATTGATAATGCTAAAGCAGAATCAGTAAATATGATACTGGAATATGCAGACAAGAAAGAAAGAGGGTTGGTTGATAAAGTATTCGTTACCGGATGTTTATCTGAACGTTATAGACCCGATTTAGAAAAAGAAATACCAAATGTAGACCAGTTTTTTGGAACTACAGAGTTGCCACAATTATTGAAAGCTTTAGGAGCAGATTATAAGCATGAATTACTTGGAGAAAGATTGACTACGACTCCAAAAAATTATGCGTATTTGAAAATTTCAGAGGGTTGTGACAGACCGTGCAGCTTTTGTGCGATTCCATTGATGCGAGGAAAAAATGTTTCACAAACCATTGAAAAATTAGTTAAAGAATCAGAAGGATTAGCTAAAAACGGGGTAAAAGAATTGATTTTAATTGCCCAAGATTTGACGTATTATGGTTTAGACCTTTACAAGAAAAGAGCTCTTGGAGAATTATTGGAAGCGTTGGTAAAAGTAGAGGGAATTGAATGGATTCGTTTGCATTATGCCTTCCCTACCGGTTTTCCAATGGATGTTTTGGAAATCATGAAGCGCGAGCCTAAAATTTGTAATTATTTAGACATTCCATTGCAACACATTTCAGATTCAATTTTGAAATCTATGCGCCGTGGAACCACTCAAGCAAAAACAACTAAATTATTAAAAGAATTCCGTGCTGCGGTTCCAGGAATGGCTATTCGTACGACTTTGATTGTAGGATATCCAGGAGAAACGCAAGAGGATTTCAACATACTAAAAGATTTTGTTCAAGAAATGAAATTTGACAGAATGGGTTGTTTTGCTTATTCTCACGAAGAAAATACACATGCATACTTGTTGGAAGATGACGTCCCTGATGCCGTAAAACAAGAACGTGCGAATGAAATCATGGAATTACAATCACAAATTTCTTGGGATCTAAACCAAGAGAAAGTGGGACAAACATTCAGATGCATCATCGACAGAAAAGAAGGTGGCCATTTTGTAGGAAGAACTGAATTTGACAGCCCAGATGTAGATAATGAAGTCTTGATAGACGCAACAAAACATTATGTAAAAACGGGTGAATTTGTAATGATAAAAATTATTGAAGCAACAGAATTTGATTTGTACGGAGAACCCGCATAA